One segment of Danio aesculapii chromosome 3, fDanAes4.1, whole genome shotgun sequence DNA contains the following:
- the sumo2b gene encoding small ubiquitin-related modifier 2, which translates to MADEKPKEGVKTENNDHINLKVAGQDGSVVQFKIKRHTPLSKLMKAYCERQGLTMRQIRFRFDGQPINETDTPAQLEMEDEDTIDVFQQQTGGH; encoded by the exons ATGGCCGACGAGAAACCCAAG GAGGGTGTAAAGACGGAAAACAACGACCACATCAACCTGAAGGTGGCGGGACAGGACGGCTCGGTGGTCCAGTTTAAAATCAAGAGACACACACCGCTCAGCAAACTCATGAAGGCCTACTGCGAGAGACAG GGACTGACAATGAGGCAAATTCGATTCCGGTTTGACGGACAGCCTATTAACGAGACAGACACGCCCGCACAG TTGGAGATGGAGGATGAAGACACAATTGACGTTTTCCAGCAACAGACAGGAGGACACTGA